ACCGAAGCTGGCATCGAACTTTTTCTTTTCGTGCCACTCTATAAGTCCGAATTTAGCGTCATCGAATATCACTATAACTATGTCACATCCGAGACGTACTGCGGTCTCCAGTTCCTGAACATTCATAAGAAACCCGCCGTCTCCGGCTATAGTCACCACCTTACGTTCCGGCCTCAGTAACTTTGCTGCAATAGCTCCGGGAAGTGCAAATCCCATAGATGCCAGGCCGTTTGATATCTGTACCGTATTGGGTTCATATGCTGGGTAAAGGCGTCCTATCCAGAGCTTGTGAGCGCCCACGTCGCTGATGATAATATCTTCCCTGTCCAATGCCTGTCTTATGTCGTATATAATCTTCTGGGGTTTCATGGGAAAGGATGTGTCATCCTTGAACTCAAGGAGTTCCTTCTCCATGTTCTTCCGTACCTTTGAGAAGTATTCCGGCATTTCCCTTCTCTTGCAGAATGGTAGAAGGTGTTTCAGAGAGATGCGGATATTCCCTACAAGTGACAGGTCGGGAATATATTTTTCATCCACTTCGTGCTGGTCAGAGTGGATGTGTATTATATTTTTGGACCCATCCGGGTTCCAGAACCTGGGACTATATTCTACGTGATCGAATCCGATGCATATGACCAGATCCGCTCTCGCAAAACCGCACATTATATGGTCCCTGTCCTTGACACCCATGGACCCCATGTAATGTTCATCGTCAGCCGGAAATGCACCTTTACCCATGAAAGTTGTAACTACCGGGATCCCCGTGCTTCTCACGAATTTACGCAATTCTTCCGATGCATCTTCCCTTATTACTCCATTGCCAGCCAGGATAACAGGCATCTCAGCAGCCTCTATCAGCTT
This DNA window, taken from Methanomethylovorans hollandica DSM 15978, encodes the following:
- a CDS encoding acetolactate synthase large subunit; its protein translation is MKASDLLVQCLENEGVDYIFGIPGEETLDLTDSLSRSKIKFIVTRHEQSAAFMADVYGRLTHRPGVCLSTLGPGATNLITGVADAHLDRAPLVAITGQAGLEKTHKEAHQYLNIVEAFRQFTKWNSSVTRADFIPEIVSKAFEIARDRPGATHIELPEDIAAEQTNKVPLVKKPSSRIRMPDEDELQRSAKLIEAAEMPVILAGNGVIREDASEELRKFVRSTGIPVVTTFMGKGAFPADDEHYMGSMGVKDRDHIMCGFARADLVICIGFDHVEYSPRFWNPDGSKNIIHIHSDQHEVDEKYIPDLSLVGNIRISLKHLLPFCKRREMPEYFSKVRKNMEKELLEFKDDTSFPMKPQKIIYDIRQALDREDIIISDVGAHKLWIGRLYPAYEPNTVQISNGLASMGFALPGAIAAKLLRPERKVVTIAGDGGFLMNVQELETAVRLGCDIVIVIFDDAKFGLIEWHEKKKFDASFGIDFLNPDFVKLAESFGAHGIRIEKAEDFSPQLENALKAGGVWLMDVRVDYSENMKLTEKLNNNFCDI